One genomic segment of Rubeoparvulum massiliense includes these proteins:
- a CDS encoding class I SAM-dependent methyltransferase, whose translation MATEQERFEALFYQLDAWCSSQENYQYAMAHMAEMEELEQIQTIYRQEEIRRAVQMVYLKGFHHTDSMTPDVIAMFAGYLVQQLLKPHEKVLDPAMGTGNLLAACLNQATVEKVEWLGVEEDHTLHRYAKTLFAMLGKPIQLFEGKLQKHALSPVNLIVTELPPQLEQAEERIIQAWSHLTTDGKMLCVMPQSFFQSSLFQQLKAEGAHLLMNLTLPSSLIQGEFTYSFALFSKEKGREEEACLQIELPSFQEREKLEKAMELINYWLKS comes from the coding sequence ATGGCAACGGAGCAGGAACGATTTGAAGCATTATTCTATCAATTGGATGCGTGGTGTTCATCACAAGAGAATTATCAGTATGCCATGGCTCACATGGCGGAAATGGAGGAACTTGAACAGATTCAAACAATTTATCGTCAAGAGGAGATTCGAAGAGCTGTGCAGATGGTTTACCTAAAAGGCTTCCATCATACAGACTCCATGACGCCAGATGTAATTGCGATGTTTGCTGGATATCTTGTGCAGCAATTGCTTAAGCCCCATGAAAAGGTGCTTGATCCAGCCATGGGAACAGGTAATTTATTAGCAGCCTGTCTTAATCAAGCTACGGTGGAGAAGGTAGAGTGGCTAGGTGTAGAGGAGGATCATACTCTCCATCGCTATGCTAAAACGCTATTCGCAATGTTAGGCAAGCCCATTCAGCTATTTGAAGGGAAGCTGCAGAAGCACGCGCTTTCTCCGGTTAATCTGATCGTGACAGAGCTTCCTCCTCAGTTGGAACAAGCAGAAGAGCGGATTATCCAGGCATGGAGCCATCTTACAACTGATGGAAAAATGCTCTGCGTCATGCCGCAGTCATTTTTTCAGAGCTCGCTATTTCAACAGCTGAAAGCAGAAGGAGCTCATCTCTTGATGAATTTGACTTTACCTTCCTCGCTTATTCAAGGTGAATTCACCTATAGCTTTGCCCTATTTAGCAAGGAAAAGGGGCGAGAAGAGGAGGCTTGTCTGCAAATTGAATTACCTTCTTTTCAGGAACGAGAAAAACTGGAGAAAGCGATGGAATTGATCAATTATTGGCTAAAATCTTGA
- the surE gene encoding 5'/3'-nucleotidase SurE, with translation MRVLVTNDDGIQAPGIRVLVEALLQYQPTYELYVVAPANERSAVGHGITVRSPLHVEEYVLEGLPVKAWAVQGTPADCIKVGYHLLCEREVHLVISGINAGTNLGKDVYYSGTVSGAREGVILGVPGIALSYDNHFTPEDFSGVNQLLQSVFQQIEATVIPQGTLLNINLPNLKNHHVKGMIPAPLAWDFYEDRLQQIDDMKSGYWLEREYGRIHPLQDDYHLLMNGYITITPIQIDTADHSLLQQMNSWKIEFDGREGTEK, from the coding sequence ATGCGTGTGTTAGTGACCAATGATGATGGTATTCAAGCTCCAGGAATACGTGTCTTGGTAGAGGCATTATTACAATATCAACCCACTTATGAACTGTATGTAGTGGCACCGGCTAATGAACGTAGTGCTGTAGGACACGGTATTACTGTGCGTAGTCCATTGCATGTAGAGGAGTATGTACTGGAAGGTCTGCCAGTGAAAGCATGGGCAGTTCAAGGAACTCCTGCTGACTGTATTAAGGTGGGGTATCATCTCCTCTGTGAACGAGAGGTACACCTTGTTATTTCAGGAATCAATGCAGGCACCAATCTTGGTAAGGATGTATATTATTCTGGCACGGTTAGCGGGGCAAGAGAAGGTGTTATTCTTGGCGTGCCTGGTATTGCTCTCTCCTATGACAATCACTTTACTCCTGAGGACTTTTCTGGTGTGAACCAGCTGCTTCAGTCTGTTTTTCAGCAAATTGAGGCAACTGTCATCCCGCAAGGTACATTGCTCAATATCAATTTACCTAATCTTAAGAACCATCATGTAAAAGGTATGATTCCAGCGCCATTAGCATGGGATTTTTATGAGGATCGTCTTCAGCAGATCGATGATATGAAATCAGGATATTGGTTGGAACGGGAGTATGGTCGAATCCATCCTCTACAGGATGATTATCATCTGCTCATGAATGGATATATTACCATTACGCCAATTCAGATTGATACTGCGGATCATAGCTTACTTCAGCAGATGAATTCATGGAAGATAGAATTTGATGGACGTGAAGGGACGGAGAAATAA
- the ytfJ gene encoding GerW family sporulation protein, which yields MAEHPIQGLMKEAMENIKEMVDVNTIIGDPVEADGSFIIPVSKVGFGFAAGGSQFQTRHGSNGQGENAQLPFGGGAGGGVSITPVAFLVISPEEIRSISLETPNQLYETLLDRAPKLLEQLQRMFTSEPKDEMKNGRDDSSRSSDQ from the coding sequence ATGGCAGAACATCCAATCCAAGGCTTGATGAAGGAAGCTATGGAGAATATTAAAGAGATGGTGGATGTGAATACCATAATTGGCGATCCTGTTGAGGCAGATGGTTCCTTTATTATTCCTGTCTCAAAGGTGGGGTTTGGCTTTGCAGCTGGAGGAAGCCAATTCCAGACTCGTCATGGTAGTAATGGACAAGGTGAGAACGCACAGCTCCCATTTGGAGGAGGGGCAGGTGGAGGCGTCTCAATAACCCCTGTGGCTTTCCTTGTCATTAGTCCGGAAGAGATCCGTTCCATCTCATTAGAAACCCCCAATCAACTCTATGAAACACTGTTGGATCGTGCACCTAAATTACTTGAGCAGTTACAACGTATGTTTACCTCTGAGCCCAAAGATGAGATGAAGAACGGACGGGATGACAGCTCTCGCAGTTCGGACCAGTAG
- a CDS encoding DUF2953 domain-containing protein, producing MDWVRFMIISFLFILLIIFISNIRISIRWRRDGKNDMIIIKLKALFGLIRIQKEIPILTLEDTLSGFSLHFDTVHEQNSENGSSSTMITPPEVKKNWRNWKELVDQYRDVIPYFRRLLRIIYIKKLDWRTSVGTGEAAETGTITGFIWNIKALVITVISQYLTMDTQPRYDVRAHFSEPLFHTEGECILQISVGKATFVAIGALKSLRKGRERKWQNIQSKA from the coding sequence ATGGACTGGGTACGATTCATGATTATCAGTTTTCTTTTTATCTTATTGATCATTTTCATTTCTAACATCAGGATTTCCATTCGTTGGCGTCGCGATGGGAAAAATGACATGATTATCATTAAACTCAAAGCATTATTTGGTTTGATTCGTATTCAAAAGGAGATTCCCATACTTACGCTAGAGGATACGCTAAGCGGATTTTCACTTCATTTTGATACGGTTCATGAACAAAATTCTGAAAATGGTTCCTCCAGTACGATGATTACTCCCCCAGAAGTCAAGAAAAATTGGCGTAACTGGAAGGAGCTTGTCGATCAATACCGTGATGTCATCCCCTATTTCCGCCGTCTTTTACGGATCATTTATATAAAAAAATTGGATTGGCGTACTAGTGTTGGAACGGGTGAAGCAGCAGAGACGGGAACGATAACAGGCTTTATCTGGAACATTAAGGCGCTGGTTATCACCGTTATTTCACAGTACCTCACGATGGATACACAACCTCGTTATGATGTTCGAGCCCATTTTTCTGAACCACTATTCCATACTGAAGGAGAATGCATACTTCAAATCTCTGTAGGAAAAGCTACCTTTGTAGCCATTGGTGCATTGAAAAGTTTGAGAAAAGGGCGTGAACGTAAATGGCAGAACATCCAATCCAAGGCTTGA
- a CDS encoding 3D domain-containing protein, with protein sequence MGNWQKILNNTCKGLCLVGIFSSVMTLPIHADEATVPVEVQKERTIMVETPSNQGQAVSTPESATTGIESIEIEEKPIFVDVPEEYWARDAIEALYEMDALTYETVDELLYYHGDQPVTRAEFSKMIIVAKGIDVTKTKYLGAFKDITADSWYANFVETAYQMGIFGGVTEEYFAPDQKLSRLDGIAGLVRAVGVREDVRKIDKKKRDEYLSKFTDRKDIPQWGTGNLAEQYMTYAVINGIHRSFTNGNSNQLLPNQPMTKAEAAMLVFHLIYPKLETLKTVEIDGTKVYYHRSMVVETTAFNSSETNLSDYTAIGLKTRKGIVAVDPSVIPLGTHLYIEGYGYAVAADRGGAIKGNKVDVYMETLNEAKQYGRKKNIKVFVLDNNSFYEEKEMAIR encoded by the coding sequence ATGGGAAACTGGCAGAAAATTTTAAATAACACCTGTAAGGGTCTTTGCCTTGTTGGCATCTTTTCAAGCGTTATGACCCTGCCTATACATGCGGATGAAGCGACTGTTCCGGTTGAAGTTCAAAAAGAAAGAACAATTATGGTGGAAACACCATCTAATCAAGGTCAAGCAGTCTCTACACCTGAAAGCGCTACAACTGGAATTGAATCCATAGAAATTGAAGAGAAACCAATTTTTGTTGATGTTCCGGAAGAGTATTGGGCAAGGGATGCGATTGAGGCACTTTATGAAATGGATGCGCTAACTTACGAAACGGTAGATGAACTTCTCTATTATCATGGTGATCAACCTGTTACTCGTGCTGAATTTAGTAAGATGATCATCGTTGCTAAAGGTATCGATGTGACAAAGACCAAGTATCTAGGTGCATTCAAGGATATTACGGCTGATTCATGGTATGCAAACTTCGTAGAGACAGCCTACCAAATGGGGATCTTCGGCGGTGTCACAGAAGAATACTTTGCCCCTGACCAAAAGCTTAGCCGACTAGATGGGATTGCAGGACTAGTACGTGCTGTTGGCGTAAGAGAAGATGTTCGAAAAATTGATAAAAAGAAACGTGATGAGTATTTATCTAAATTCACCGATCGTAAAGATATTCCCCAATGGGGTACAGGCAATCTTGCTGAGCAATATATGACCTATGCGGTGATTAATGGGATACATCGTTCCTTCACCAATGGGAATAGCAACCAATTGCTACCCAATCAACCGATGACAAAAGCAGAAGCTGCTATGTTGGTTTTTCATCTTATTTATCCTAAGCTAGAAACATTAAAGACCGTTGAAATTGATGGAACCAAAGTTTACTATCATCGCAGTATGGTGGTAGAGACAACTGCATTTAACAGCAGTGAAACCAATCTTTCTGATTATACAGCTATCGGTTTAAAGACAAGGAAAGGGATCGTAGCAGTTGATCCATCGGTAATTCCCCTTGGAACGCATCTCTACATTGAGGGATATGGTTATGCTGTTGCCGCTGATCGTGGCGGTGCCATTAAAGGTAATAAAGTGGATGTTTATATGGAAACATTAAACGAAGCAAAGCAATATGGGAGAAAGAAAAATATAAAAGTGTTTGTCCTGGATAATAATAGTTTTTATGAAGAGAAGGAAATGGCAATACGTTAG
- a CDS encoding M24 family metallopeptidase has product MFEQRLHDLLSKLKSLNCQDVLIVNPMHVYYFTGFYSDPHERFMGLFLNEKKGLYLIVPALEVEHAHQVCQIPAKIVGYTDAEGPLAAIHGWFQNVTGELNLGVEKDVLTLSRCQLLEEAHQQLHYVDVAESIAQLRLLKSADEIKKLAAAAQLVDQVLEAGIKRVLRGMSERQLVAEIDYLAKGMGADAMAFTTMVLVGANAALPHGIPGSTPIEDGQFLLIDMGVRLNGYNSDITRTFMIGKANEKQKQVYHIVRQAEEQAIAAVRVGTTLAALDGVARETIRAAGYGDYFTHRLGHGLGMETHEYPSVHGLNHSPVVEGMVFTIEPGIYLPGWGGVRIEDDVVVQQSGAQVLTQFPKDLIEL; this is encoded by the coding sequence ATGTTTGAACAACGACTGCATGATCTTCTAAGTAAGCTGAAGAGCCTAAATTGTCAGGATGTACTCATTGTTAACCCAATGCATGTATATTATTTTACAGGATTCTATAGTGATCCCCATGAGCGCTTTATGGGGCTTTTTCTCAATGAAAAGAAGGGGCTATATTTAATCGTTCCAGCACTTGAAGTGGAGCATGCTCATCAGGTCTGCCAGATACCAGCAAAAATTGTTGGATATACGGATGCAGAAGGACCGCTAGCGGCGATTCATGGGTGGTTTCAGAACGTAACCGGTGAACTTAATCTTGGCGTTGAGAAAGATGTGCTTACATTAAGCCGTTGCCAGTTGCTAGAAGAAGCCCATCAACAGCTGCACTATGTAGATGTAGCAGAAAGTATTGCTCAATTGCGTTTGCTTAAGTCCGCAGATGAAATCAAGAAGCTAGCTGCAGCAGCACAGTTGGTGGATCAGGTTTTAGAAGCAGGTATTAAACGAGTCCTTCGCGGTATGAGTGAACGACAGTTGGTAGCAGAAATTGACTACCTTGCAAAGGGAATGGGTGCAGATGCCATGGCCTTTACGACCATGGTACTAGTCGGAGCTAATGCTGCATTGCCTCATGGCATACCAGGCTCTACTCCCATTGAGGATGGTCAATTTCTTCTGATTGATATGGGTGTACGCCTTAATGGATACAACTCAGATATTACAAGGACCTTCATGATTGGTAAAGCCAATGAGAAACAGAAGCAGGTTTATCACATCGTTCGTCAGGCAGAGGAGCAGGCAATTGCAGCGGTTCGCGTAGGTACAACATTGGCTGCACTGGATGGTGTCGCTCGTGAGACGATTCGCGCTGCAGGCTATGGTGATTACTTTACCCATCGCTTAGGTCATGGACTAGGGATGGAAACCCATGAGTATCCTAGTGTTCATGGGTTGAATCATTCTCCTGTTGTGGAGGGGATGGTCTTCACCATTGAGCCGGGGATTTATCTTCCAGGCTGGGGTGGTGTTCGGATTGAAGATGATGTGGTTGTTCAGCAATCAGGAGCTCAGGTATTGACTCAATTCCCAAAGGATTTAATCGAGTTGTAA
- a CDS encoding MGDG synthase family glycosyltransferase, with protein MLKEKLEHHSDGRILLLTERIAGRGHLKAAENIAAAIQQQHSLHVPICYALEEVAPALAHLISYSYRMIINQTPQVWNWIHRWNRLRSFEKEGVWTRWLALRLEPVIQKHQPQLIGCTHAMSLGALAYLKQQAKYDFHLAAIFTDFQVHPYWVYPEVDSYYVPTPWQRQQLLQKLNRHGEYHGQIEVMGIPICPEYGRELSDDERAAVRAHYGLQPSSPTILCIGGGNGEKMLEELFRLAIRLSQQIEWLFVTGTNHRLYEWIQVQVRKMGVSHIHPLAYINKMNELMTIADAVVSKAGGLTSAEVLAQGLPFFIYKPLPGQEEANCHFLSQRLQIQVSYHLKELEQEIVGWLEQGIAKKRPKQSWGDAGVIANSLVETIRCQSIYPFMASKK; from the coding sequence ATGTTAAAGGAAAAGCTTGAACATCATTCAGATGGCAGAATCCTGTTATTAACCGAGCGAATTGCCGGTCGGGGTCATCTTAAGGCTGCTGAAAATATTGCCGCTGCCATTCAACAGCAGCACTCCCTACATGTTCCCATATGTTATGCCTTAGAAGAAGTGGCTCCTGCTCTAGCCCATCTCATCTCTTATTCCTATCGTATGATCATTAATCAGACACCACAGGTTTGGAACTGGATTCATCGATGGAATCGTCTTCGGTCTTTTGAAAAAGAGGGAGTTTGGACGCGCTGGCTTGCATTAAGGCTAGAACCGGTCATCCAAAAGCATCAGCCTCAATTAATCGGCTGTACACATGCTATGTCCTTGGGTGCTTTAGCCTATCTAAAACAGCAGGCAAAGTATGATTTTCATCTTGCGGCAATTTTTACGGATTTTCAGGTTCATCCTTATTGGGTCTATCCAGAAGTGGATAGTTATTATGTTCCTACGCCTTGGCAACGTCAGCAGTTGTTACAGAAATTAAACAGGCATGGAGAGTATCACGGTCAGATTGAAGTAATGGGCATCCCCATCTGTCCAGAGTATGGTAGGGAATTGTCTGATGATGAACGGGCTGCTGTTCGCGCACATTATGGACTGCAGCCCTCATCTCCTACAATTTTATGTATAGGAGGAGGAAATGGGGAGAAGATGTTGGAAGAACTTTTCCGTCTTGCCATCCGCCTTTCCCAGCAAATTGAGTGGTTATTTGTCACAGGTACCAATCATCGATTATATGAGTGGATTCAGGTTCAGGTCCGAAAAATGGGGGTCTCACATATTCATCCACTTGCTTATATTAATAAAATGAATGAACTCATGACCATCGCTGATGCAGTTGTTAGTAAAGCAGGCGGGTTAACATCAGCGGAGGTTTTAGCACAAGGTCTCCCCTTTTTCATCTACAAACCTTTACCAGGTCAAGAGGAGGCGAATTGCCACTTTTTATCACAGAGATTGCAGATTCAGGTTTCTTATCATCTCAAGGAATTGGAGCAGGAAATTGTGGGTTGGCTAGAGCAGGGAATTGCAAAAAAACGTCCAAAGCAATCATGGGGGGATGCGGGAGTGATCGCCAATTCGCTCGTCGAAACAATAAGATGTCAGTCTATTTATCCTTTCATGGCAAGTAAGAAGTGA
- a CDS encoding YkoP family protein translates to MKRLILSIWYTIDIFYYACTRLTYIDKHQNIFRVVIKRYRGRSLIFADDQMIRSGDWICKIHLHNYYLARELQEARSEVEVAIRVLRLIRQSLPGLAQFIATHPKHEEIIGIFGTTKLTRSSDKLGFRSIKVPNSIYFRYKNYLLTFLYYLMHFYTVPGQKGQLQHPMKYLFMPSMELYERYLEEGMTHVKGKA, encoded by the coding sequence ATGAAACGATTAATACTAAGTATTTGGTATACCATCGATATCTTTTACTACGCTTGTACACGTCTCACCTATATTGATAAGCATCAGAATATTTTTCGCGTTGTAATAAAACGCTATCGTGGTCGTTCTCTTATCTTTGCAGATGATCAGATGATTCGTTCCGGTGATTGGATCTGTAAGATTCATTTGCACAACTACTATCTGGCAAGGGAGCTGCAGGAAGCAAGGAGTGAAGTGGAGGTGGCTATTCGAGTTCTCAGGCTTATTCGCCAATCCCTTCCAGGCTTGGCTCAATTTATTGCGACTCATCCAAAACATGAGGAGATCATTGGCATCTTCGGGACAACGAAATTAACTCGTTCGAGCGATAAACTGGGGTTTCGCAGTATCAAAGTACCTAATTCAATCTATTTCCGTTATAAGAATTACCTGTTGACGTTCTTATACTATCTTATGCATTTTTATACTGTCCCTGGACAAAAAGGACAGCTACAGCACCCAATGAAGTATTTGTTTATGCCGAGCATGGAGCTCTATGAGAGGTACCTAGAGGAAGGGATGACTCATGTTAAAGGAAAAGCTTGA
- a CDS encoding 5' nucleotidase, NT5C type: protein MQMKKVKNGLRLGIDIDGTITDPTTFIPYLNRAFRKRLTFDQVTEYDLAQVYGIDKEIMDRWFNHNVATIYANSPLLPEAYLRLKEWEPYHQLIFISARDQNHAPLTKRWLQQHQIPYDDLECIGSHNKIETAKAHQVDIFFEDKYDNAVDLAEALDIPVFLFDTPYNQGPLPKQVQRVSSWHDVQLPMTFNPLLQGQPKLKGHSM from the coding sequence ATGCAAATGAAAAAGGTTAAAAATGGTCTGCGGTTGGGCATCGATATTGATGGAACGATTACCGATCCCACAACATTTATTCCCTATCTCAATCGTGCTTTTCGCAAAAGACTTACCTTTGATCAGGTGACGGAGTATGATTTGGCACAGGTCTATGGCATCGATAAAGAGATTATGGATCGCTGGTTCAATCACAATGTAGCCACCATCTATGCCAATTCCCCTCTACTTCCAGAAGCCTATCTGCGGTTGAAGGAATGGGAACCCTATCATCAGCTTATTTTCATTAGCGCACGAGATCAAAATCATGCTCCACTGACGAAACGATGGCTTCAACAACATCAAATTCCATACGATGACTTAGAATGCATAGGAAGCCACAATAAGATTGAAACGGCAAAAGCACATCAAGTGGATATCTTTTTTGAAGATAAATATGACAATGCCGTTGACCTTGCAGAAGCCTTAGATATCCCTGTTTTCCTCTTTGATACACCTTATAATCAAGGACCTCTTCCTAAGCAAGTACAACGCGTCTCTTCTTGGCATGATGTACAGTTGCCCATGACATTCAATCCACTCCTGCAAGGTCAACCGAAACTAAAAGGACATTCCATGTAG
- a CDS encoding DUF1540 domain-containing protein yields MPDVKCSVSNCHYWAEGNHCAADAIMVKVDDHTNSYFKTEFANDMDQQNLDKGHAVNNRGTLCETFRKKESQ; encoded by the coding sequence ATGCCAGATGTAAAATGTAGTGTTTCGAACTGTCACTACTGGGCAGAAGGGAATCATTGTGCTGCGGATGCAATTATGGTAAAGGTTGATGATCATACCAATAGCTATTTTAAGACAGAATTTGCGAATGATATGGATCAGCAGAACCTTGATAAGGGGCATGCTGTGAATAACCGCGGAACGCTTTGTGAAACCTTCCGAAAAAAAGAAAGTCAATAA
- the ytpR gene encoding YtpR family tRNA-binding protein produces the protein MHFFYNPDGIGDVLCVSLEEALPHEVTCKRVDNVAVIRLLQNGNPVGFNIFEASQYFQLEQKGNIPVTSQLLEKANALIREAGIKWTLEEENQHFFVIGHVLQCEQHPDSDHLHVCQVDVGEEEALQIVCGAPNVEQDQYVAVALVGAVMPDGMKIKKAKLRGVPSHGMICSARELGIADAPQERGIMVLTEPVQSGTPFTVEEGIFQLND, from the coding sequence ATGCATTTTTTTTATAATCCAGACGGAATTGGCGATGTATTATGTGTTTCCCTCGAGGAAGCCCTCCCCCATGAAGTTACATGTAAACGTGTGGATAATGTGGCAGTGATTCGCCTATTACAGAATGGAAATCCAGTGGGCTTTAATATTTTTGAAGCCAGTCAATATTTTCAATTGGAGCAAAAGGGGAATATCCCTGTTACAAGCCAATTATTAGAAAAGGCCAATGCATTGATCCGCGAAGCAGGGATTAAATGGACCTTAGAAGAAGAGAATCAGCATTTCTTCGTGATTGGTCATGTGCTTCAATGTGAGCAGCATCCTGATTCAGATCATCTCCATGTTTGTCAGGTCGATGTTGGTGAAGAAGAAGCACTACAGATCGTCTGTGGTGCACCGAATGTAGAGCAGGATCAATATGTGGCAGTGGCGCTAGTAGGTGCTGTGATGCCAGATGGAATGAAGATCAAAAAAGCAAAGCTACGTGGTGTTCCTTCTCATGGGATGATTTGCTCTGCACGGGAATTGGGCATTGCAGATGCACCTCAAGAACGTGGGATCATGGTACTTACTGAGCCTGTTCAATCAGGTACACCTTTCACTGTCGAAGAGGGGATCTTCCAGCTGAACGATTAA
- the fabG gene encoding 3-oxoacyl-[acyl-carrier-protein] reductase yields MKRLQDRVAIITGGASGIGFATARRFLQEGAKVAIIDIRQEEGEAALQQLQTAGDVQFFVADVRHTQEIETMVAQVHEHYGRIDILINNAGITADATLAKMSDEAWQRVIDINLTGVFACTRAVIPHMIEQGYGRILSTSSVVGLYGNFGQTNYAATKAGVIAMTKTWAKELGRKGITANAVAPGFIRTAMTEKMPEKVLTMMKERVPLQRLGEVEDIANAFVYLASEEASYVNGAVLSVDGGVNL; encoded by the coding sequence ATGAAGCGATTACAAGATCGTGTCGCCATTATCACAGGGGGAGCAAGTGGTATTGGATTTGCAACAGCTCGCCGTTTCTTACAGGAAGGAGCCAAGGTAGCCATCATCGATATTCGGCAGGAAGAGGGAGAAGCAGCTCTACAGCAGCTCCAAACTGCGGGAGATGTGCAATTCTTTGTTGCAGATGTTCGTCATACTCAAGAGATTGAAACGATGGTTGCGCAGGTGCATGAGCATTATGGCCGCATTGATATTCTGATCAATAATGCAGGCATTACAGCAGATGCTACCTTAGCTAAGATGAGTGATGAAGCGTGGCAACGTGTGATTGATATTAATTTGACGGGGGTCTTTGCTTGTACCCGTGCGGTCATTCCTCATATGATTGAACAAGGATATGGACGAATTCTTAGTACTTCTTCTGTTGTGGGCCTATATGGGAACTTTGGGCAGACGAATTATGCAGCTACGAAGGCAGGTGTCATTGCAATGACGAAGACTTGGGCGAAGGAATTAGGCCGGAAGGGGATTACGGCCAATGCCGTTGCGCCAGGCTTCATACGAACAGCCATGACAGAGAAGATGCCAGAGAAAGTATTAACCATGATGAAGGAACGTGTTCCCCTCCAGCGACTTGGGGAGGTCGAAGACATTGCCAATGCTTTTGTCTATTTGGCTAGCGAGGAAGCCAGTTATGTGAATGGAGCTGTGCTTTCTGTAGATGGCGGTGTAAACCTCTAA